In Lewinellaceae bacterium, a single window of DNA contains:
- a CDS encoding D-alanine--D-alanine ligase, with translation MKNIALICGGKSPEHEISVRSARNILRAIDRSQFNVTLIAIDPQGRWRLQEEAQLGKFVAPEGPQLALLPGNETGQIIRLDNREPIEQPDAIFLILHGPQGEDGTIQGLLRTLGLPFVGPDVLGSSVAMDKDVAKRLLREAGLNVARGIVVHAHERDALDYGKLTEQFGSPIFVKPANMGSSVGVHKVKTAEQFAAAITDAFQYDTKLLIEEMIQGRELECAVLGNEYPQATKVGEVVTAEEYSFDAKYESEDAAKLMIPAEVSEEELERLRAVAIRAYKTLACEVLSRVDMFLTPEGKVYVNEVNTLPGFTNISMYPALWKEAGISYPELITRLIELSIGRHEARKRLKTSWRE, from the coding sequence CCGTCCGCTCCGCCAGGAATATTCTCAGGGCCATCGACCGGAGCCAATTCAACGTAACGCTGATTGCCATCGACCCGCAAGGCCGCTGGCGCCTGCAGGAGGAAGCCCAGCTGGGCAAGTTTGTTGCGCCCGAGGGGCCGCAACTGGCCCTCCTGCCCGGCAACGAAACCGGCCAGATCATTCGCCTGGACAACAGGGAACCCATCGAACAGCCGGACGCCATCTTTCTCATCCTGCACGGCCCGCAAGGAGAAGACGGCACCATTCAGGGCCTGCTGCGCACGCTCGGCCTGCCCTTTGTCGGCCCGGATGTGCTGGGGTCCTCGGTGGCTATGGACAAGGATGTGGCCAAGCGCCTGCTTCGGGAAGCGGGGCTGAATGTGGCACGGGGCATCGTTGTCCACGCCCACGAACGGGATGCGCTGGACTACGGCAAACTGACGGAGCAATTCGGCAGCCCCATCTTTGTCAAGCCAGCCAATATGGGGTCTTCGGTCGGGGTGCACAAGGTCAAAACGGCAGAACAGTTCGCCGCCGCCATAACCGACGCCTTTCAGTACGACACCAAGCTGCTCATTGAAGAAATGATCCAGGGCCGGGAACTGGAATGCGCGGTGTTGGGCAATGAGTATCCGCAAGCGACCAAAGTAGGAGAGGTGGTAACGGCTGAAGAATATTCCTTCGACGCCAAATACGAAAGCGAGGACGCCGCCAAGCTGATGATCCCCGCCGAGGTAAGCGAAGAGGAACTGGAACGCCTGCGCGCCGTGGCCATCCGCGCCTACAAAACCCTGGCCTGCGAAGTGCTCTCCCGGGTGGATATGTTCCTGACGCCCGAAGGCAAGGTGTACGTCAACGAAGTCAATACCCTGCCGGGCTTTACCAACATCAGCATGTATCCCGCGTTGTGGAAAGAAGCGGGCATTTCTTACCCGGAGCTGATCACCCGGCTCATTGAGCTGTCCATCGGCCGCCATGAGGCTCGGAAGCGGTTGAAGACCAGTTGGAGGGAATAG
- a CDS encoding M1 family metallopeptidase, whose translation MHQKILLLFCLFLSGGIPAFSQGSPRTANYDIQVRLDTAEKKIYGRQVLLWNNPSADTVRELQYHLYLNAFRNTESTFMQEAGGFGFLIDALQESCGWSWVEIKSLKDEYGNDLSQEMEYIAPDDGNANDRTVLRVPLPRPVLPGGAIRVEMDWVTKIPRTAARTGYNRDYYFMAQWFPKVGVYEPAGMRFAEKGQWNCHQYHAEGEYYSDFGVYAVDITVPAGFTVGASGAMASVEEQGNEKTWSFRAEDVIDFTWAASPYFREIEETYDGIQIRMLAYPYHEHLAERYFRAIRFAIDFCHSHFGDYPYPTLTVIDPPFHGMFSSAMEYPTLISTANLCFLPEGVKTSELLLVHEFVHQYFMQMVASNEQEEPWLDEGITNYYEARIMDELFGSQSSTVDWLGFRFGNMESNRADFFGMNNPKISDNSPFSWQFPEGSGHPISYNKTTLWLRTLQGLVGTETLDEIMHAYFQRWKFRHPCGPDFIAVANEVVHAKYGNRFGQNLDWFFDQVLYGTELCDYALASISNTPISAPAGIFEDTEDCIRQEAAAAPQYRSSVIVHRLEGLCFPVDIRVVFEDGQTLAEHWDGKERSREFAYEGKGKVVAAEVDPERKIYLDKNFINNSRALQPQKAGRRKYFVQFLFWMQNTMQSLSMLV comes from the coding sequence ATGCATCAAAAAATACTCCTCCTTTTTTGCCTGTTCCTTTCGGGAGGAATCCCAGCCTTTTCTCAAGGCTCCCCCCGCACCGCCAACTACGACATACAGGTGCGCCTGGACACGGCGGAGAAAAAGATTTATGGCAGGCAGGTACTGCTGTGGAACAATCCCTCCGCCGATACCGTGCGGGAGCTGCAGTACCACCTCTACCTCAACGCCTTCCGGAACACCGAATCCACCTTTATGCAGGAGGCGGGAGGCTTCGGCTTTTTAATCGATGCCCTCCAGGAGAGCTGTGGCTGGAGTTGGGTGGAAATAAAGAGCTTAAAAGACGAATACGGCAACGACCTGAGCCAGGAAATGGAATACATCGCGCCGGATGACGGCAACGCCAATGACCGGACCGTGCTGCGGGTGCCCCTGCCCCGGCCGGTTTTGCCGGGCGGCGCCATCCGGGTGGAGATGGACTGGGTGACGAAAATACCGCGCACCGCCGCCCGCACCGGCTACAACCGGGATTACTACTTCATGGCGCAGTGGTTTCCCAAGGTGGGGGTGTACGAGCCGGCGGGCATGCGCTTCGCGGAAAAGGGACAATGGAATTGCCACCAGTACCACGCCGAAGGGGAATATTATTCCGATTTCGGGGTGTACGCAGTGGATATTACGGTGCCGGCGGGCTTTACGGTGGGGGCGAGCGGGGCGATGGCCAGCGTTGAAGAACAAGGGAATGAAAAAACCTGGTCCTTCCGGGCGGAGGACGTGATCGACTTCACCTGGGCGGCTTCGCCTTATTTCCGGGAAATCGAAGAAACCTACGACGGCATCCAAATCCGGATGCTGGCCTATCCCTACCACGAGCATCTGGCGGAGCGCTATTTCAGGGCCATCCGGTTCGCAATCGATTTCTGCCATTCGCATTTTGGAGACTATCCCTATCCGACACTCACGGTCATCGATCCGCCCTTCCATGGCATGTTTTCTTCAGCCATGGAATACCCGACGCTCATTTCCACCGCCAACCTGTGTTTCCTGCCCGAGGGAGTGAAGACTTCAGAGCTCCTGCTGGTGCACGAGTTCGTCCACCAGTACTTCATGCAGATGGTGGCCAGCAACGAACAGGAGGAGCCCTGGCTGGACGAAGGCATTACCAATTACTACGAAGCCCGCATCATGGACGAGCTCTTCGGCTCGCAGTCGTCTACCGTCGACTGGCTGGGCTTCCGCTTTGGCAACATGGAGTCCAACCGCGCCGATTTTTTTGGCATGAACAATCCCAAAATCTCGGATAACAGCCCCTTTAGCTGGCAGTTTCCGGAAGGCAGCGGCCATCCCATTTCCTACAATAAAACCACGCTCTGGCTGCGCACGCTGCAGGGCCTGGTGGGCACGGAAACGCTGGACGAGATCATGCATGCGTACTTCCAGCGCTGGAAATTCCGCCACCCCTGCGGGCCGGATTTTATAGCAGTGGCCAATGAGGTGGTGCACGCCAAATATGGCAACCGCTTTGGCCAAAACCTCGACTGGTTCTTCGATCAGGTACTGTACGGCACCGAGCTCTGCGATTATGCCCTGGCGTCCATTTCCAATACGCCCATCTCTGCGCCGGCTGGAATCTTTGAAGACACCGAAGATTGCATCCGTCAGGAAGCAGCGGCGGCCCCCCAATACCGTTCCAGCGTCATTGTCCACCGGCTGGAGGGGCTCTGTTTTCCGGTTGACATACGGGTGGTTTTCGAGGATGGCCAAACCCTTGCCGAGCATTGGGATGGAAAGGAGCGCAGCCGGGAATTTGCCTACGAGGGCAAGGGCAAGGTAGTGGCCGCCGAAGTAGACCCGGAACGCAAGATTTATCTGGATAAAAATTTCATCAACAACAGCCGGGCCCTGCAACCGCAGAAGGCGGGGAGGCGGAAATATTTCGTTCAATTCCTGTTCTGGATGCAGAACACTATGCAAAGTTTGAGTATGTTGGTTTAA
- a CDS encoding VCBS repeat-containing protein, with amino-acid sequence MKKLITLCCFLFLCGLLFAQQPPANATALVDNVSFASGMIVGDFDNDGDQDILTRALHNVSGNRILFENTGTDGVFQPPSFFAHEKENLPLALSDFDGDGDLDMAAGLGAGPFFYENDGNNNFLAPSPSSGELADIEDILAADLDGDGDPDLVGRAGNSLYWSENTNGQGLFGSPSLIAGPLPWPAAAMATADMDQNGTLDIVLCGRPNNDERPLLALFQQSPSQWDFDIDQLTPTSLSNDVELRLADLDGDGYPDVAIYGLQDSEHQIKIFANLSGAAAFQEVYVQSGVYDFALGDIDLDGDTDIAVQLIRSAEWLRNEGGFNWTAIDIPDDEILAPDIQLADMNQDGYLDLLQFRGDLDPSHAPIGWRSSTMTSSYSG; translated from the coding sequence ATGAAAAAGCTAATAACGCTCTGCTGCTTTCTGTTCCTTTGCGGGCTGCTCTTTGCTCAGCAGCCGCCGGCCAATGCAACTGCCCTGGTCGACAACGTCAGTTTCGCTTCCGGCATGATCGTCGGTGATTTCGATAACGATGGAGATCAGGATATCCTGACGCGCGCCCTCCATAATGTTTCCGGCAATCGAATATTGTTTGAAAATACGGGAACCGATGGCGTTTTTCAACCGCCATCCTTTTTTGCGCATGAAAAGGAAAACCTGCCGTTGGCGCTCAGCGACTTCGACGGGGATGGAGACCTCGATATGGCCGCCGGCCTGGGGGCAGGCCCTTTCTTTTACGAAAACGACGGCAACAATAACTTTCTGGCTCCTTCGCCCTCCTCTGGCGAATTGGCGGACATCGAGGACATCCTCGCCGCCGACCTGGACGGAGACGGAGACCCCGACCTCGTCGGGCGGGCAGGAAACAGCCTTTACTGGTCGGAAAACACAAACGGGCAGGGCCTTTTCGGTTCGCCAAGCCTGATTGCCGGCCCTTTGCCCTGGCCGGCGGCGGCTATGGCCACTGCCGATATGGACCAAAACGGGACGCTGGACATCGTGCTCTGCGGCCGCCCCAACAACGATGAACGGCCGCTGCTCGCGCTTTTTCAACAAAGCCCGTCGCAGTGGGATTTCGACATCGATCAACTGACGCCCACTTCTCTGAGCAATGATGTTGAACTACGCCTGGCCGACCTGGACGGCGACGGCTATCCGGATGTTGCCATTTACGGCCTGCAGGATTCCGAACACCAGATAAAAATATTCGCTAACCTGAGCGGGGCGGCGGCCTTTCAGGAGGTATATGTTCAAAGCGGGGTTTACGATTTCGCCCTCGGCGATATAGACCTCGATGGAGATACCGATATTGCCGTTCAGTTGATCCGCTCTGCCGAATGGCTTCGGAATGAAGGAGGTTTCAACTGGACCGCAATAGATATTCCGGATGACGAGATTCTCGCCCCGGATATTCAACTGGCCGATATGAACCAGGACGGATACCTCGATCTGCTCCAATTCCGGGGAGATCTGGACCCGAGCCACGCCCCTATCGGTTGGAGATCGTCAACGATGACATCATCGTATTCCGGATAG
- a CDS encoding DUF1761 domain-containing protein, which translates to MPNLVALLVAALVPMIVGFAWYHPKVFGTAWMKVADMTEEKMQGTNMLVIFGVSYVLSFLAAGALYYFVVHQAHVFSILLDEPGFGDPKSEIGMYYADFMERFGDNYRTFGHGVIHGVIAGISLALPVLGTNALFERKGFKYIAINGGYWIVTFAVMGGIICAWK; encoded by the coding sequence ATGCCCAATTTAGTCGCCTTACTCGTCGCCGCCCTCGTTCCCATGATCGTCGGATTCGCCTGGTACCACCCTAAAGTATTCGGAACGGCCTGGATGAAAGTGGCCGATATGACCGAGGAAAAGATGCAGGGCACCAACATGCTGGTCATTTTTGGCGTATCCTACGTACTGAGTTTCTTAGCTGCCGGCGCGCTTTACTACTTTGTCGTCCATCAGGCCCATGTTTTTTCCATTTTACTGGATGAGCCAGGCTTTGGCGATCCCAAATCGGAGATAGGAATGTATTATGCGGATTTCATGGAAAGGTTCGGCGACAACTACCGGACGTTCGGCCATGGGGTAATTCATGGCGTGATTGCCGGCATTTCGCTTGCGCTGCCCGTACTGGGCACCAATGCGCTGTTCGAAAGAAAGGGGTTCAAGTACATCGCCATCAACGGCGGGTACTGGATCGTTACTTTTGCGGTCATGGGCGGCATCATTTGCGCCTGGAAGTAA
- a CDS encoding response regulator transcription factor has protein sequence MYSVAIIDDQPNSRKVLKNLLAQLCPDVEVVGEAEGVASGVSLIRQKRPDAVFLDIQMEDGMGFDLINFFPSPEFSIIFTSGYNNYATEAFRCNAIDYLLKPINPEDLVKAVEKLSYRDSDWNHRFSSLMETFKPQEDKKLRLPTTKGWAFWKLEDIVRLDANDSMTFFFNNKSERILVAKTISANQEVLPPNRFFRCHKSHIVNRDYIKEVLREDGSSYVLLEDETKVPVSRRRLSNFLEWLKGNSL, from the coding sequence ATGTACTCTGTAGCGATCATTGATGACCAGCCCAACTCCCGGAAAGTGTTGAAAAACCTGCTGGCTCAGCTCTGTCCGGACGTGGAAGTGGTGGGCGAGGCGGAAGGCGTAGCCAGCGGCGTGTCGCTCATCCGGCAGAAGCGCCCGGACGCCGTTTTTCTGGACATACAGATGGAGGACGGCATGGGGTTCGACCTGATCAACTTCTTTCCGTCGCCGGAATTCAGCATCATCTTTACTTCCGGTTACAACAACTACGCCACCGAAGCTTTCCGCTGCAATGCCATCGACTACCTGCTCAAGCCCATCAACCCGGAAGATTTGGTCAAGGCCGTCGAAAAACTCAGCTACCGCGATTCCGACTGGAACCACCGCTTTTCCAGCCTGATGGAAACCTTCAAGCCGCAGGAAGACAAAAAGCTGCGCCTGCCCACTACCAAAGGCTGGGCGTTCTGGAAACTGGAGGACATCGTCCGCCTGGACGCCAACGACAGCATGACCTTCTTTTTCAACAATAAATCCGAGCGCATCCTGGTGGCCAAGACCATCAGCGCCAATCAGGAAGTGTTGCCCCCCAACCGCTTTTTCCGCTGCCACAAATCGCACATCGTCAACCGCGACTACATCAAGGAAGTGCTGCGGGAAGACGGCAGCAGCTACGTGTTGCTGGAAGACGAGACGAAGGTGCCGGTTTCCCGCCGCCGGTTGTCCAATTTTCTGGAGTGGCTGAAGGGGAATTCTCTATAA
- a CDS encoding zinc-binding dehydrogenase: protein MLRIKVMERGFSRLSGYCGSRTGKPADFHRFCMRNLVPRALNNRITEGGAHLSVDALGSRETCRNSILCLRKRGRHIQIGLMAGPEANPEIPMHVVIARELEILGSHGMQAHQYAGMLQMIRSGKLRPELLIGKLASLEEGARELMAMGGFQGVGVTVINL from the coding sequence ATGCTTCGAATCAAAGTGATGGAACGCGGATTTTCGCGATTGAGCGGATATTGCGGATCACGAACTGGCAAACCTGCGGATTTTCACAGATTTTGCATGCGGAACCTAGTGCCTCGCGCACTAAATAACAGGATAACCGAAGGCGGCGCCCACCTTTCGGTGGATGCGCTGGGTAGCCGGGAAACCTGCCGCAATTCCATCCTCTGCCTGCGCAAGCGGGGGCGGCACATACAGATCGGCCTGATGGCGGGCCCGGAGGCCAACCCGGAGATACCCATGCACGTTGTGATCGCCAGGGAGCTGGAAATACTGGGCAGCCATGGGATGCAGGCGCACCAGTATGCGGGCATGCTGCAGATGATCCGGTCCGGGAAGCTCCGGCCGGAGTTGCTGATCGGCAAGCTTGCTTCCCTGGAAGAAGGAGCGCGGGAACTGATGGCCATGGGTGGTTTTCAGGGGGTGGGGGTGACGGTGATTAACTTGTGA
- a CDS encoding metallophosphoesterase has translation MRTFFFLAWIGLGVISFPLSMKAQGSSPDTAPSFNDGPYLFFENGLVIARWTVAGRLEEDTLHAGQPLNLESGVSKAFDPAYLRLDSPFLLSPKTAFKGVEHIAAVSDIHGQYGLLLSLLQAHGIIDKENNWAFGEGHLVVLGDIFDRGDEVTDLLWFVHNLEKQAERAGGMVHYLLGNHEVMALQGDLRYINKKYRYTMAGMRKSYDALFGEDTYLGRWLRSKPVAISINKTAFVHGGLSETLLDKKLSFGDMNTDFREKIIGHPEDSILADPTLNLLYGDIGPVWYRGYFEDGFAQWQAEAILSKIRMKHLVVGHTSFSEIVSLFRNRIIGIDSSIKTGENGEILLIEKNKFYRGTLNGERIRLK, from the coding sequence ATGAGAACTTTCTTTTTCCTGGCCTGGATCGGGTTAGGAGTTATCTCGTTTCCGCTTTCGATGAAAGCCCAGGGTTCCAGCCCTGATACTGCCCCGTCCTTCAACGATGGGCCTTACCTCTTTTTCGAAAATGGGCTGGTGATTGCCAGGTGGACAGTGGCCGGCCGGCTGGAAGAGGATACCCTGCACGCCGGGCAACCCCTGAACCTCGAATCCGGAGTCTCCAAGGCTTTTGACCCTGCCTACCTCCGGCTCGACAGCCCGTTTTTGCTTTCTCCTAAAACTGCTTTCAAAGGCGTGGAGCACATCGCAGCCGTGAGCGACATCCACGGCCAATACGGCTTGCTGCTCAGCCTGCTGCAGGCGCACGGCATCATCGATAAGGAAAACAACTGGGCTTTCGGCGAAGGGCACCTGGTCGTCCTGGGCGATATTTTTGACCGGGGCGACGAAGTTACCGACCTGCTCTGGTTTGTCCATAACCTGGAAAAACAGGCGGAGCGAGCCGGGGGCATGGTACATTATTTACTGGGCAATCACGAGGTCATGGCCCTGCAGGGAGATTTGAGGTACATCAACAAAAAGTACCGTTACACCATGGCCGGCATGAGGAAATCCTATGATGCGCTCTTTGGGGAGGATACTTACCTGGGCCGTTGGCTGCGCTCCAAACCGGTGGCTATATCCATCAACAAGACGGCCTTTGTGCACGGCGGATTGTCGGAAACACTTCTGGACAAAAAGTTGTCTTTCGGGGATATGAACACCGACTTCCGGGAAAAGATCATCGGACATCCGGAGGACAGCATCCTCGCCGACCCCACGCTGAACCTCCTTTACGGGGACATCGGCCCGGTATGGTACAGAGGTTATTTTGAGGATGGTTTTGCCCAATGGCAGGCGGAGGCCATCCTGAGTAAAATAAGAATGAAGCATCTGGTTGTTGGGCACACTTCTTTTTCCGAAATTGTGTCTTTGTTCCGAAATCGCATTATCGGGATCGATTCGAGCATAAAAACGGGAGAAAACGGTGAAATCCTGCTCATCGAAAAAAACAAGTTTTATAGGGGTACTTTAAATGGGGAAAGAATAAGATTGAAATAA
- the pckA gene encoding phosphoenolpyruvate carboxykinase (ATP), translating into MTVAFNLEKYQINVKEIHRNNSVPELYEIALRNEKGTAISDVGALLVYSGEKTGRSPKDKRIVKAEPSEHNIDWGPINIALDKQTFMINRERALDYLNTRERVFVVDAFAGWDPHYRLKCRIICTRAYHALFMQNMLIMPTAEELANFGEPDYVIFNGGSFPANRYTSQMTSRTSVDLDLERKEIVILGTEYAGEMKKGIFSVMNYLMPLENVMPMHCSANVGEKGDVSILFGLSGTGKTTLSADPKRKLIGDDEHCWTDTGVFNIEGGCYAKAIDLSAEKEPDIFNAIRFGTILENVVYNKETRAVDYHDTSITQNTRASYPIQYIENVQMPCMAGHPNHIIFLTCDAFGVLPPVSMLTPEQASYHFIAGYTAKVAGTEMGVTEPEATFSACFGAAFMMWHPNKYAELLAEKIRQHKAKAWLVNTGWTGGSFGVGSRIKLKYTRAIIDAIHNGDFEKVDTITEPHFGLKVPTACPNMPDEVLKPRDTWEDKSSYDQTMAKLVGLFRQNFKKYEKGVHPDIIAAGPKA; encoded by the coding sequence ATTACCGTGGCTTTTAATCTTGAAAAATACCAAATTAACGTCAAGGAAATTCATCGCAACAACAGTGTCCCGGAGTTGTACGAAATAGCGCTGAGAAATGAGAAAGGGACGGCCATCTCCGACGTCGGCGCCCTGCTGGTCTATTCCGGAGAAAAAACCGGGCGCAGCCCCAAAGACAAAAGAATCGTAAAAGCCGAACCTTCAGAGCACAACATCGACTGGGGCCCCATCAATATTGCTCTGGACAAGCAAACCTTCATGATCAACCGCGAACGCGCCCTCGACTACCTCAACACCCGGGAGCGGGTCTTCGTGGTCGACGCTTTTGCCGGCTGGGATCCCCATTACCGCCTGAAGTGCCGGATCATCTGCACCCGCGCCTACCACGCGCTATTCATGCAGAATATGCTCATCATGCCTACGGCGGAAGAACTGGCCAATTTCGGGGAGCCGGATTACGTCATCTTCAACGGTGGAAGCTTCCCTGCCAACCGCTATACTTCCCAGATGACCTCCCGCACCAGCGTCGACCTCGACCTGGAGCGCAAGGAAATCGTCATTCTGGGCACCGAGTACGCCGGAGAAATGAAAAAGGGCATTTTCTCGGTCATGAATTACCTGATGCCTCTGGAAAACGTCATGCCAATGCATTGCTCCGCCAACGTCGGGGAGAAAGGAGACGTTTCCATCCTGTTCGGCCTGTCGGGCACCGGCAAGACCACCCTGAGCGCCGACCCCAAACGCAAGCTCATTGGCGATGACGAGCATTGCTGGACGGATACCGGCGTGTTCAACATCGAAGGCGGTTGCTATGCCAAAGCGATTGACCTCAGCGCCGAAAAGGAACCCGACATTTTCAACGCCATCCGATTCGGAACGATACTGGAGAATGTCGTATACAACAAAGAAACGCGGGCGGTCGATTATCACGACACTTCCATCACTCAAAATACCAGAGCTTCCTACCCTATACAGTACATCGAGAACGTGCAGATGCCCTGTATGGCGGGCCATCCCAACCACATCATCTTCCTGACCTGCGATGCCTTTGGCGTTCTTCCCCCGGTAAGCATGCTCACGCCAGAGCAGGCCAGCTACCACTTCATCGCCGGCTACACGGCTAAGGTGGCCGGCACGGAAATGGGCGTCACCGAACCGGAAGCCACCTTCTCCGCCTGCTTCGGGGCAGCTTTCATGATGTGGCACCCCAATAAGTACGCAGAGCTGCTGGCCGAAAAAATCCGGCAGCACAAGGCCAAAGCCTGGCTGGTCAATACCGGCTGGACCGGCGGCTCTTTCGGCGTAGGATCGAGGATAAAACTAAAATACACCCGCGCGATCATCGACGCCATCCACAACGGCGATTTCGAAAAGGTGGATACCATCACAGAACCTCATTTCGGATTGAAGGTACCCACCGCCTGCCCCAATATGCCGGATGAAGTGCTGAAGCCGAGGGATACCTGGGAAGATAAATCCTCTTATGACCAGACGATGGCGAAATTGGTCGGCTTGTTCCGGCAAAATTTTAAAAAATATGAAAAAGGGGTCCATCCGGATATCATAGCGGCGGGGCCGAAGGCGTAG
- a CDS encoding Gfo/Idh/MocA family oxidoreductase, protein MKRRRFLQHASTAAGIGMASALPFELIAARRKQVSPNDKLGVAVIGCKGMGWTNMTRHFMVDGVECVALCDVDQRVLEGRAADAKKIQDKAPRLYSDYRKLLEDKDVDAVIVATPDHWHCRIMVDAIQAGKHVYVEKPIANSIKECRIMMAAGKKYGKVVQVGQWQRSGSHYEDAIAYVRSGKLGKIRLVKAWAYQGWMKPVPVLPDSAPPEGVDYDMWLGPAPKRPFNPNRFHFNFRWFWDYAGGLMTDWGVHEIDIALYAMQAKAPKSVMASGGKLAYPDDASETPDTLQAVFEYEGFNMLWEHATGIDNGPYGRTEGIAFIGNHATLVVNRQGWEVIPETQNEDGMRKYEVEAFPKQDKAWDADYIKDHAQNFVDAIRANDPGMLKCGIETGGIAAINAQMGNIAYKTGRKVYWDDRMGLFQNDKEASALISTEYHNGWALPKL, encoded by the coding sequence ATGAAACGCAGACGATTCCTCCAGCATGCGTCCACTGCCGCCGGTATTGGCATGGCCAGTGCATTGCCTTTTGAACTCATTGCCGCCCGCAGAAAACAGGTTTCCCCCAATGACAAGCTTGGCGTCGCCGTCATCGGCTGCAAAGGCATGGGCTGGACCAATATGACCCGGCATTTCATGGTTGACGGGGTGGAGTGCGTCGCGCTGTGCGATGTAGACCAAAGGGTGCTGGAAGGCCGGGCTGCCGACGCAAAGAAAATACAGGACAAAGCGCCCCGGCTTTATAGCGACTACCGGAAGCTGCTGGAGGATAAGGACGTGGACGCTGTCATCGTTGCTACGCCCGACCACTGGCACTGCCGGATCATGGTGGATGCCATTCAGGCCGGCAAGCACGTTTATGTGGAGAAACCCATTGCCAATTCCATCAAAGAGTGCCGCATCATGATGGCGGCGGGCAAAAAATACGGCAAAGTGGTGCAGGTGGGGCAATGGCAGCGCAGCGGTTCTCATTATGAGGACGCCATAGCCTACGTTCGCTCCGGCAAATTGGGCAAAATCCGGCTGGTGAAGGCCTGGGCCTACCAGGGTTGGATGAAGCCCGTGCCCGTGCTGCCCGACAGCGCTCCTCCGGAAGGGGTGGACTACGATATGTGGCTCGGCCCGGCGCCCAAGCGCCCCTTCAACCCCAACCGCTTCCACTTCAATTTTCGCTGGTTCTGGGACTATGCCGGCGGCCTGATGACTGACTGGGGCGTGCACGAGATCGACATCGCCCTCTACGCAATGCAGGCCAAAGCGCCTAAATCGGTTATGGCCTCCGGCGGCAAGCTGGCCTACCCGGACGACGCTTCCGAGACCCCCGACACCCTGCAGGCCGTCTTTGAGTACGAAGGCTTCAATATGCTGTGGGAACACGCCACCGGCATCGACAACGGCCCCTACGGCCGCACCGAAGGCATCGCCTTCATTGGCAACCACGCCACCCTGGTGGTCAACCGGCAGGGATGGGAAGTCATCCCGGAAACGCAGAATGAAGATGGCATGAGAAAGTACGAAGTAGAAGCTTTCCCGAAGCAGGACAAGGCCTGGGATGCCGATTACATCAAAGATCACGCCCAGAACTTTGTGGACGCCATCCGCGCCAACGACCCTGGCATGCTCAAATGCGGCATCGAGACCGGCGGCATAGCCGCCATCAACGCGCAAATGGGCAACATCGCCTACAAAACCGGGCGCAAGGTCTACTGGGATGACCGCATGGGCTTGTTCCAAAACGATAAAGAGGCCAGTGCGCTCATTTCTACGGAGTACCACAATGGCTGGGCTTTGCCAAAACTCTGA